The genomic DNA GCAGTTCAACGCGCTGAAGGAGCAGATCGACAAGCTGGCCGGCGACAGCGGCTATGCCGGCAAGAACCTGCTGGCCGGCAACGGCCTGCGCATGGACTCCACCAGCGAATCGCGCCGCGCCGTCAACACGATCCAGGGCATCGAGAACGCCCGCGTCACCAACGTGGTGTCGGCCGACACCTACACGGTGCGCATCAAGGGCGACGGCTCCATCGAAGGCGCCGCCGGCGAGATCAACAGCGCCGAAATGGCCCACGGCCTGGTCGGCCTGAAGCTGTCCGGCACCATGGCGACCACGCTCGGCAGCTTCTCCGACGTGCAGATCGAGGTCCGCGGCGCGTCGGGCCGCGAGCGGTCCTTCATCATCACGGACGGCAACGAGTCGCGCACGATCACCTACTTCGACAACAGCCAGACCATGGCCGCCAACACGACGACGGCGGCCAAGACGGGCACCGCGCAGATCACCCAGGTGACGCTGGGCGGCACGATCGAAGCCGGCGACAGCTTCACCATCACCGTCGAAGACCAGACCTTCACCTACACCGCGACCGCCGGCGACGTGGCGACGGGCCAGACCGCCCGCAACAACATCGCCAACCAGCTCAAGGCGTCGATCAACAGCGCGCTGGGCGCCAACGGCCGCCTCAGCGGCAAGGACGTCCAGACCGTCACGGTCAGCACGACCGGAACGATCACGCTGTCCGGTGCGACGACGACCAACGCCGCCCGCGAGATGACCGTCAAGGCCACGGCCGAGAACGCCCTGACCAAGCGCATCTCCGAGAGCTTCGCGTCGGGCACGGTGGTGTCCTTCGTGGTGGACCGCAAGCTGCTGGAGCAGGCCGCCAACGCCGGCAACGGCATCTCGACCATCGAGAAGAAGGTCGACATCCAGATCCAGGTCAGCAACCTGAGCGGCGCCACGGTGACCCGCGACGGCATGTCCAAGCGCGGCGAGGGCAAGCTGTCGGACGGCGAGAACGCCTACGCGTTCGACACCGGCACGGTGCGCTTCAACGTCGATCAGAAGACCATCAAGCAGGCGGCGGCGGCCAACTCGGCGGCCAACCTGGTCTCGGTGCAGGTGACCGACGCCAACACCTCCAACGATCTGACGGTGCAGCTCAACGAGCGCAACACCAACTCGATCACGGTGAAGTCGCAGAACCTGACCACCAGCGGCCAGGGCCTGCGTCTGGACTATGCGCAGAACGACTGGACCGACCGCGCCGATATCGACAGGGCGGTTGCCAGCATCGACTATGCGAAGCAGAACCTGCGTTCGGCCTCGCAGACGCTGTCGACCAACCTGAACATCATCACGACCCGCGAAACCTTCACGAAGGAGTTCAGCGACGTGCTGGTCGAAGGCGCCAACAAGCTGACGCTGGCCGACCAGAACGAGGAAGGCGCCAGCCTGCTGATGCTGCAGACCCGTCAGCAGCTCGGCACCATCGCCCTCTCGCTGGCCAACCAGTCGCAGCAGTCGATCCTGCGTCTGTTCTAACCGGCAAGGTCCAGCCGGCGACCACAGGCCGAGGCAAGGCATTGCGCAGCAGGCGCCCCCAACCGGGGCGCCTGTTTTCTTTTGGCCGCCCTACCGCAGGGCAGCCTCGATCAGGGCCCGCGCGTCGGCGGCCAGCTTCGCCCGCTCCGGCGCGCGGGTGTACATCATGTGACCGCCCTCATGGACCGTCACGGCCACCCGGTCGGCCTGCCCGTCCGGCAGTTCCAGGCGCGACGCCACCCAGCGCGACGCCATGTAGGGGGTGATGAGGTCGGTGCGCCCATGGGCGATCAGCACCCGCAGCGCCGGCTGCAGGGTCAGGGCGGCCTGGAGATCGTCCACCGCGCTGGGCTGGCCGGAACGCGGCCATTCCCAACCCCGGTTCACCCGGTCGCTGAGCAGGTCGAACGGCACCTCCGTCCGCACGCCCAGCCATTCGCGGGCGTAGGCGGCGAAGGCGGTGGTGTAGGTCGGCACCGTGCCCTTCAGGAAGGGATCGAAGGGAAGGCGCGCCGCCGACGGGTCGGGGTCCGCGGCGGTGAAGGTTCCGTCATAGACGCTGGCAACCCGCCCGCGCCCGCGCAGCAGTTCGCGGGCGAAGACGTCGGTGGGGATCTCGCCGCGGAAGCGGGTCACCAGCTCCTCGGGCAGGCCGGTGGTCCGCGCCACCTCGGCGAAAAAGTCCCGCGCCGCGCCGGGCCGACGATAGTCCAGCCCGGCCAGCCCGGTGAGGTAGCCGGTGAAGGCGTAGCGCTCCGCCGCCGCGGCCGCCTGCTCCGGGGTGCCGGACGCCAGACCGTTGGCGGCGGCGGAGGCGGCGTAGGAGGGCAGCCGCAGCGCCGGCACCAGAAGCCCGCCGCCGCCGCGGATGGTGGCGAAATCGACCACCGGCGACACCATGATCAGCCCGTTGACGGCGATGCCGGTGTCGTCGATCAGCCGGTTGGCCATCTTGGCGATGCGAAAGCCACCATAGCTTTCCCCCACCAGGAATTTCGGCGACTCCCAGCGCCCGTTGCGGGTCAGCCAGAGCCGGACGATCTCGGCCATGGCCCGGCTGTCGGCATCGACCGACCAGAAACGCTTGCCGGGGTCCTCGTCCCGCCGCGCGCCCTCCTCCTTTCCGCCGTCACGCCGCACGCCGCGGCTGTAGCCGGTGCCGACCGGATCGATGAAGACCAGATCGGCGAAGGCCAGCCAGCTGTCCGGGTTGTCCAACAGCGGGGCCGGCGGACGCACCAGCGAGCCGTCGTCGTTGAAGCCGACCACCTTCGGTCCCAAGGCCCCCAGATGCAGATAGGCCGAGGACGCCCCCGGCCCGCCGTTGAACACGAAGGCGACCGGCCGTTGGCCGCGCGGCGCGCCATCCAACGTGTAGGTGACGGTGAAGACACGGGCCGCCACCTCCTCGCGCGGACCGTCGCGCAGGGGCAGGAACTCCGCCACCGCCGTATAGGCGAGCGGCCCGGAGGGCAACGGCAACTGGTGCTTGGTCTCGCTGCGCTGGGCGTCAAAGCCGCCGCCGGTCCGATCTCCCGGCTTTGCTGCGTTCTGATTCGGCTCGTTCTGGGCCGGTGCATTTTGAGGCGCCGCGTCCTGGGCATTCGCGTCTTGGGCATTCGCGTCTTGGGCATTCGCGTCTTGGGCATTCGCGCCTTGGGCGGCCGCGTCTTGGGCGGTCGGGACCTGGAGCGGCGGCAGCACCAGCAGGGCGAGCAGCGGCAAAAGGCGGAGGCGGCGGTTCATGGCACGTCGCATGGCGCATCCCGTCGGCTGTGTCGTCACAGGCCCGCATATTGACCCGCGACCGGCGTCAGGCAAGGACACACGCCTACGGCGTGCACCACAGCCCACACGCCAAAACCGCGACAATTTATCTCAATTCAAACCATTGATGCACATACGACCGTGTTTATGATGCCCAAACTGCCACCACTTTAAGCCGAGTTATCGCGATCATGGACATGCCCGCCGAGAATTTCCAGGATCTCGTCTGGAGCGACGATCTTGCGTTGGGCGTCGACGACATCGACGAGCAGCACAAGCATTGGATCGAACTGGTTCAGGCGTTCCATGTCGCCGTCGCCGAAGGCCGGTCCCGCGAGGAGGTCTATCGGACATTGGCCGACGCGGTGGTCTATACGGAGATTCACTTCGCGAGCGAGCAGAAGGTCATGGAGGAGGCCGGCTATCCTTTCCTGGCCGACCATCTGGTCCAGCATTCCCTGGCGTGGGAGCAGTTGCACGCCTTCACCACCGGCAACGTGCCGGAGGAGAACATCGCCGAGTATCTGGCGACCTTCCTGCCGCAATGGCTGATGCTGCACATCAACTCCGCCGACCGCCAGTTCGCCCGCTGGCTGAAGGAGCGCGACGCCGTCCCGGCGGAGCTGGCCGACGCCCAGCTGTCCGGCCGCGTCTTCCCCAACATCCCGGTCTGACCCCGCGGGAGCGCACGCTCACCGGAGCCCGCATAAAAGGCCGCATGAAAAAAGGGGAGGTCCGAGGACCTCCCCTTTTCCACGCCATGCCGGGGATGGAGCCGGCTGGCCTCAGCTGCAGCCCGTGGTGGAGCCGCAGGTGTCGCACTTCAGGCAGGTGCCGTTGCGGACAAGCGTCATGTTGCCGCACTCCCCGCACTGATCCCCCTCATAGCCGCGGGCGCGGGCCTCGCGGATGCGGTCGTAGCGCTGGTCGCTGTTGCTGCCGCCGTAGGCGGTGCCGGTGGTGCCGCCGACCGGGGCCGTGCCGCCGGCATGGACAACCGCCGCGCCGACCGCCGGGCTGGACGCCACCGCCGCGTGGGCGGCGGACGCCGTGGCCTGGGCCGCGGTGCCGGTGGCGGCCAGGGCCGCCGCAGCCGAGACCCGCTGGGTCTGCCCGCCGTTCAGGACGCGCAGATTGTTGCGGACGTAGCCGGTGGACGCGACCTTGCGGACGATGTCCGACGGCTGGACCGCGCCGGTCTCCGGCAGGTCGCCCTGCTTGTCGCCGCTGCCCACCGTGAAGGGCACCAGATCCTCCGGCGTGGCGTGCGCCAGATCGGTGCGGCCCAGGTAGGAGATGGCGATCTCGCGGAAGATGTAGTCGATGACCGAGGTCGCCATCTTGATGGTGTCGTTGCCGGTCACCATGCCCGACGGCTCGAAGCGGGTGAAGGTGAAGGCCTCCACGAACTCTTCCAGCGGCACGCCGTACTGCAGGCCGATCGACACCGCGATGGCGAAGTTGTTCATCAGCGAGCGGAAGGCGGCGCCCTCCTTATGCATGTCGATGAAGATCTCGCCGATGCGGCCGTCCTCATACTCGCCGGTGCGCAGGTAGATCTTGTGGCCGCCGACGGTCGCCTTCTGGGTGTAGCCCTTGCGGCGGTGCGGCAGGCGCTCGCGCTCGGTGCGCTTGCGCTCGATGATGCGCTCCACGACCTTCTCGACGATGCGCTCGGACACCATCTGGGTGCGGGTGGCGTTCGCCGCCTCGACGATCTCCTCGACCGCGTCCTCCTCGTCGTCCAGCAGGGCGGCGGAGAGCGGCTGGCTCAGCTTCGAGCCGTCGCGGTACAGCGCGTTGGCCTTGATGCCCAGGCGCCAGGACAGCAGGTAGGCGTCCTTGCACTCCTCGACCGTCGCCGTGTTCGGCATGTTGATGGTCTTGGAGATCGCGCCGGAGATGAAGGGCTGCGCGGCGGCCATCATGGTGATGTGCGATTCCCAGGACAGGAAGCGCTTGCCGATGCGGCCGCAGGGGTTGGCGCAGTCGAACACCGGCAGATGCTCGTCCTTCAGGAACGGCGCGCCTTCCAGCGTCATGGCGCCGCAGCAGAAGGTGTTCGCCGCCTCAAGCTCGGCCTTGGTGAAGCCGAGAGCGGTCAGCAGGTCGAAGCCCGGCGCGTCCATCTGCTCGGCGGGGATGCCCAGCGTGTCGACGATGACGTCGGCGCCGACCGTCCAGCGGTTGAAGGCGAACTTGATGTCGAAGGCGGTGGCGAGGTTGCCCTCCAGCTTCTCCAGCACCTCGGCCGGGAAGCCCTTAGCGGTCAGGGTCTCGTGGTTGACGCCCGGCGCGCCCTTCAGCGTGCCGTGGCCGACCGCGTAGCGCTCGATCGCGGCGATCTCGTCGGCGGTGTAGCCCAGCGTGCGCAGGGCCTCCGGCACCAGACGGTTGACGATCTTGAAGTAGCCGCCGCCGGCCAGCTTCTTGAACTTCACCAGCGCGAAGTCCGGCTCGATGCCCGTAGTGTCGCAATCCATGACCAGGCCGATGGTGCCGGTCGGGGCGACCACCGTGGCCTGGGCGTTGCGGAAGCCGTGCTGCTCGCCCAGCTCCAGCGCCATGTCCCAGGCGCGGACGGCGGCCATCGCCAGTTCCTGCTCCGGGCACTCATCGGCGACGAAGGGCACCGGCTTGACCGACAGGCCCTCGTAACCCTCCATCTCGCCGCAGGCGGCGCGGCGGTGGTTGCGGATGACCCGCAGCATGTGGTCGCGGTTCTGCTCATAGGCCGGGAAGGCGCCCAGCTCCTGCGCCATTTCGGCGGAGGTGGCGTAGGCGACACCGGTCATCACCGCCGAAATGGCGGCGCAGTAGGCGCGGCCTTCCGCCGAGTCGTAGGGCAGGCCGGAGGACATCAGCAGGCCGCCGAGGTTGGCGAAGCCCAGGCCCAGCGTGCGGAACTCGTAGGACAGCTGGGCGATCTCCTTGGACGGGAACTGCGCCATCAGCACGGAGATTTCCAGCACCATGGTCCACAGGCGGCAGGCGTGCTCGAACGCCTCGACGTCGAAGGACCCGTCCTTCAAACGGAACGACATCAGGTTCAGCGAGGCGAGGTTGCAGGCCGTGTCGTCGAGGAACATGTACTCCGAGCATGGGTTCGAGGCGTTGATGCGCCCCGAGGCCGGGCAGGTGTGCCAGTCGTTGATCGTGGTGTCGAACTGCACGCCCGGATCGGCGCAGGCCCAGGCGGCGTAGCCGACCTTGTCCCACAGGTCGCGGGCGCGGAGCGTGCGATGGACCGTGCCGTCGGTGCGGCGGATCAGCTTCCACTCGTCGTCGTTCAGGACGGCCTGGATGAAGTCGTCGGAGATGCGCACCGAGTTGTTGGAGTTCTGGCCGGCCACCGTCAGGTAGGCGTCCGAGTCCCAATCGGTGTTGTAGGTCTTGAACTCGATGCTGGTGAAGCCCTGGGCGGCGAACTGGATCACGCGCTGGACGTAGTTCTCCGGCACCTGCGCCTTGCGGGCGGCGACGACGGCCTTCTTCAGCTCCTTGTTGACCTTCGGGTCCTGGCCGTCCTGGGCGGCGGCCATGATGGCGGTCAGGTGCTGCTGGCAGATCTTGGAGCCGGTGACCAGGGCGGCAACCTTCTGCTCCTCGGTCACCTTCCAGTCGATGTAGGCCTCGATGTCCGGGTGGTCCATGTCCACCGTGACCATCTTGGCCGCACGGCGGGTGGTGCCGCCCGACTTGATGGCGCCCGCCGCGCGGTCGCCGATCTTCAGGAAGCTCATCAGGCCCGACGACTTGCCGCCGCCGGCCAGCTTCTCACCCTCGCCGCGCAGGCGGGAGAAGTTGGAGCCGGTGCCCGAGCCGTACTTGAACAGGCGCGCCTCGCGGACCCACAGGTCCATGATGCCGCCCTCGTTCACCAGATCGTCGGCGACGGACTGGATGAAGCAGGCGTGCGGCTGCGGGTGCTCGTAGGCCGAGGCGGACGAGGTCAGCAGGCCGGTCTTGAAATCGACGTAGAAGTGGCCCTGGCTCGGGCCGTCGATGCCGTAGGCCCAGTGCAGGCCGGTGTTGAACCACTGCGGGCTGTTCGGGGCCGCCATCTGGGCGGCCAGCATGAAGCGCATCTCGTCGAAGAAGGCGCGGGCGTCGGCCTCGGTGTCGAAATAGCCGCCCTTCCAGCCCCAGTAGGTCCAGGTGCCGGCCAGACGGTCGAAGACCTGCTTGGCCGACTTCTCGCCGGAATAGCGCTTCTCCTTCGGCAGGGCCGCCAGCGCCGCCTCGTCGGCCGTCTTGCGCCACAGCCAGGACGGGACGGTGTTCTCCTCGACCGCCTTCAGCGCGACCGGAACGCCGGCCTTGCGGAAATACTTCTGGGCCAGGATGTCGCTGGCGACCTGGCTGTAATTCTCGGGAACCTCGATGTCCGTCTGCTGGAAGACCACAGAGCCGTCAGGGTTGCGGATCTCGCTCGTCGTGCGGCGGAAGCCGAGAGCGGCGTAAGCATCCTGACCCTCTTTCGTGAAACGACGCTGGACCCGCATGTGACTCGTGCTCCCTCTGGCTGGCGAACAAAGGTGTCGCGCTCCGTGCGGCGCAGCTCGCGCTGGCTGACGAACGCAACACCCTGTATGTTGGTGCGCATCCTAGCCTCAAGCTTTGGGCCAAGCAAGACCCGGCCCAAGATATTGTGTGCTTGACGCGGGCTTACCTCCTAGATATGGCGCGTCAGGTCAACGGGCCAAGCCGCTGGGGGTTCCCGGAAAAAATCCGCCCACCCCCATATCTAGTCCCCGCCAGAGAGCCTCCGGCACCCGGTTTCCGTAAGGAATCCGTCACTTTCACGGGGTTGCAGACCTCTCCGACCCGAGGAATTACGGGGGGCGAATCGGCGGTACACCCTTCTCCCGATCCCCCGCTCCGCGGCCCCACCTTTGCCCACTGGACCGGCCCCGCGATGGGGAGCCCAGACGGCGTCCCGAGTCGCCCCCGCGATGTCACAAGAGCCCCCGCGTGACCTTTCCCGCCCTCCCCGGTTGGAAGGGTCGGTTTCGTGCAACGAGGAGAGCTTCCATGCACAAGACGGTGATCGCGACCCTGTCCGCCCTGGCGCTGATGACCGGCGCCGCGGCGGCCCAGACCGGCACCGGCGGCTCCACCCAGGCCCCGAGTTCCCAGGCCCCGAATTCGGTCATCATGGACCAAGGCCAGGGCGCCCGCCCGGCCGGCCCCGCTAGCGGCGCCGCAAGCAACGCCACGGGTGGCGCCAGCGTCGAGCATCTGATGAGCCGCACGGTGATCGGCGCCGACGGTGAGAAGGTCGGCAAGGTGTCCGACGTGATCCTCGGCCCGGACGGCAACGCGCAGCTCCTGGTGATCCAGAGCGGCGGCTTCCTCGGCATCGGCGGCAAGGAGATCGCCGCGGACATCGCGCTGGCCGACGTGCTGCCGGGCAACGGCCCGATCACGCTGCGCGACGTCACCCAGGCGAGCGTGCGCGACATGCCGGAGTTCCAGTACAGCGACAGCATGACCTCGCTGAACCGCGGCCCCAAGCACAGCGGCGAGTCGAACAAGCAGTGACGCGCTGAACATCAATATTTCCCCTCTCCCCTCTGGGGAGAGGGTCAGGGTGAGGGGGTTGCGCGTGGCGGTACGTCCGGCAAATGCATGTCCCCCTCACCGGCCCTCCGGGCCACCCTCTCCCCAGAGGGGAGAGGGCTATTAGGCTCTACGCCTCCACCCCGCGCTCGCGCAGATAGGCGCCCAGCTTGGTGTCCACGCCCAGGATGTGGCCCGACAGCCATTTGGCGAGAAAGCCCAGCACGAAGGCGCCTTTTTCCCCACCCGCGTCCAGCGCGCTGTTCACGTCGTGAAGCTGGCGGACGAAGCTGTCGTGCAGCGCCTTGTGGGCGGTGTAATCGGGATAGCCGTGCTCGCGCATCAGCGTCTCTTCCCGGTCGAAATGCGTGTCGGTGTAGTCGAGCAGTTCCCTCAGCACATCCTGGATCTCGCTGTCGGCGCGGAACTCGTTCACCGCGGTGACGAACTCGTTGAACAGCTCGAACAGGCGCTTGTGGTCGGCGTCAATCACGGCGTTCCCGACGCCGAAGCCGTCCTGCCACGCCATCGTTTCCCAGCGTGGGTCGGCAAGGTTCGGCTTCATCGTCTTCGGCTGCGTGGTGTTTAATTGCATGACGTTTCCCCCTTCAGGAAACATCCTTATAAGCCGCCGCCCGCCCGTTGCCGGGGCGGCAGATAGTCACATATATAATACGGTTATAGGATTGCCGGTCAGTTCATCTGCGCCAGAGGCAGATTGACCAACAGGTTCTGCGGCTTCAGGCGCAGCTTGCGGTCGGCGGTCATCGCCAGGGCCAGATAGACGGGCCGCCCGGCGATGTCGGCGCGCATGGCCGTGGGGTCGGCGAACTCCAGCCGGAACAGCGACAGGATGCGGGCCAGCCGCTCCTCCCCCACCTCGGCGCCGTTGTAGAGGTCGTTGAGGATCGCCGTGGCCTCGCCGTCCAGCCCGACATGCCAGACCCAGCGCTCGTCGCTGATCCGCTGCACGGGATGGATCGACACCGCCACCCCCAGGAAATGCGTCACCCAGCCTTCCAGGACGCGGCACAGCGCGTCCAGCCCGGCCGCGGCGAAGGTCACGTCGAGCACGGTGTCGTGCCGCGAGTCGCGCTCCCAATAGCGGGGGTGGTTGGTCTCGTCGAGGATGTCGAGATCGACGGAGCGCGGGGCGGTCCCCGCCTCCACCACCAGCCGGCCCAGGCTGCCGAAGCCGCCGGTCGCGGCCAGCATCTCCACGGTCTCGCTGTCGGCCAGCCGGACGCGCCCGTCGTCCAGCGACACGGTCTGGGGCCGGAAGAACAGCTCGCCCGCCCGCGCGCGCAGGCCCGACGGCGTGCCGTCCAGCAGGTTGCGCAGGATCACATGGGCCATCTGGTCGATGAACAGCCCCGGCACGCCC from Azospirillum brasilense includes the following:
- a CDS encoding vitamin B12-dependent ribonucleotide reductase, yielding MRVQRRFTKEGQDAYAALGFRRTTSEIRNPDGSVVFQQTDIEVPENYSQVASDILAQKYFRKAGVPVALKAVEENTVPSWLWRKTADEAALAALPKEKRYSGEKSAKQVFDRLAGTWTYWGWKGGYFDTEADARAFFDEMRFMLAAQMAAPNSPQWFNTGLHWAYGIDGPSQGHFYVDFKTGLLTSSASAYEHPQPHACFIQSVADDLVNEGGIMDLWVREARLFKYGSGTGSNFSRLRGEGEKLAGGGKSSGLMSFLKIGDRAAGAIKSGGTTRRAAKMVTVDMDHPDIEAYIDWKVTEEQKVAALVTGSKICQQHLTAIMAAAQDGQDPKVNKELKKAVVAARKAQVPENYVQRVIQFAAQGFTSIEFKTYNTDWDSDAYLTVAGQNSNNSVRISDDFIQAVLNDDEWKLIRRTDGTVHRTLRARDLWDKVGYAAWACADPGVQFDTTINDWHTCPASGRINASNPCSEYMFLDDTACNLASLNLMSFRLKDGSFDVEAFEHACRLWTMVLEISVLMAQFPSKEIAQLSYEFRTLGLGFANLGGLLMSSGLPYDSAEGRAYCAAISAVMTGVAYATSAEMAQELGAFPAYEQNRDHMLRVIRNHRRAACGEMEGYEGLSVKPVPFVADECPEQELAMAAVRAWDMALELGEQHGFRNAQATVVAPTGTIGLVMDCDTTGIEPDFALVKFKKLAGGGYFKIVNRLVPEALRTLGYTADEIAAIERYAVGHGTLKGAPGVNHETLTAKGFPAEVLEKLEGNLATAFDIKFAFNRWTVGADVIVDTLGIPAEQMDAPGFDLLTALGFTKAELEAANTFCCGAMTLEGAPFLKDEHLPVFDCANPCGRIGKRFLSWESHITMMAAAQPFISGAISKTINMPNTATVEECKDAYLLSWRLGIKANALYRDGSKLSQPLSAALLDDEEDAVEEIVEAANATRTQMVSERIVEKVVERIIERKRTERERLPHRRKGYTQKATVGGHKIYLRTGEYEDGRIGEIFIDMHKEGAAFRSLMNNFAIAVSIGLQYGVPLEEFVEAFTFTRFEPSGMVTGNDTIKMATSVIDYIFREIAISYLGRTDLAHATPEDLVPFTVGSGDKQGDLPETGAVQPSDIVRKVASTGYVRNNLRVLNGGQTQRVSAAAALAATGTAAQATASAAHAAVASSPAVGAAVVHAGGTAPVGGTTGTAYGGSNSDQRYDRIREARARGYEGDQCGECGNMTLVRNGTCLKCDTCGSTTGCS
- a CDS encoding flagellin, with protein sequence MAINDVTLTASMRTNLLQLQSVNDKIGVKQNILSTGNKINSALDGPTSFFAAKSLNQRAGDLSSLKDAMGQSISTIKAADKGVTAIESMIEQARGLTTAAYSALGTDAGSVATRKTLASQFNALKEQIDKLAGDSGYAGKNLLAGNGLRMDSTSESRRAVNTIQGIENARVTNVVSADTYTVRIKGDGSIEGAAGEINSAEMAHGLVGLKLSGTMATTLGSFSDVQIEVRGASGRERSFIITDGNESRTITYFDNSQTMAANTTTAAKTGTAQITQVTLGGTIEAGDSFTITVEDQTFTYTATAGDVATGQTARNNIANQLKASINSALGANGRLSGKDVQTVTVSTTGTITLSGATTTNAAREMTVKATAENALTKRISESFASGTVVSFVVDRKLLEQAANAGNGISTIEKKVDIQIQVSNLSGATVTRDGMSKRGEGKLSDGENAYAFDTGTVRFNVDQKTIKQAAAANSAANLVSVQVTDANTSNDLTVQLNERNTNSITVKSQNLTTSGQGLRLDYAQNDWTDRADIDRAVASIDYAKQNLRSASQTLSTNLNIITTRETFTKEFSDVLVEGANKLTLADQNEEGASLLMLQTRQQLGTIALSLANQSQQSILRLF
- a CDS encoding PRC-barrel domain-containing protein — protein: MHKTVIATLSALALMTGAAAAQTGTGGSTQAPSSQAPNSVIMDQGQGARPAGPASGAASNATGGASVEHLMSRTVIGADGEKVGKVSDVILGPDGNAQLLVIQSGGFLGIGGKEIAADIALADVLPGNGPITLRDVTQASVRDMPEFQYSDSMTSLNRGPKHSGESNKQ
- a CDS encoding bacteriohemerythrin; amino-acid sequence: MQLNTTQPKTMKPNLADPRWETMAWQDGFGVGNAVIDADHKRLFELFNEFVTAVNEFRADSEIQDVLRELLDYTDTHFDREETLMREHGYPDYTAHKALHDSFVRQLHDVNSALDAGGEKGAFVLGFLAKWLSGHILGVDTKLGAYLRERGVEA
- a CDS encoding bacteriohemerythrin, producing the protein MDMPAENFQDLVWSDDLALGVDDIDEQHKHWIELVQAFHVAVAEGRSREEVYRTLADAVVYTEIHFASEQKVMEEAGYPFLADHLVQHSLAWEQLHAFTTGNVPEENIAEYLATFLPQWLMLHINSADRQFARWLKERDAVPAELADAQLSGRVFPNIPV
- a CDS encoding S10 family peptidase — translated: MPLPSGPLAYTAVAEFLPLRDGPREEVAARVFTVTYTLDGAPRGQRPVAFVFNGGPGASSAYLHLGALGPKVVGFNDDGSLVRPPAPLLDNPDSWLAFADLVFIDPVGTGYSRGVRRDGGKEEGARRDEDPGKRFWSVDADSRAMAEIVRLWLTRNGRWESPKFLVGESYGGFRIAKMANRLIDDTGIAVNGLIMVSPVVDFATIRGGGGLLVPALRLPSYAASAAANGLASGTPEQAAAAAERYAFTGYLTGLAGLDYRRPGAARDFFAEVARTTGLPEELVTRFRGEIPTDVFARELLRGRGRVASVYDGTFTAADPDPSAARLPFDPFLKGTVPTYTTAFAAYAREWLGVRTEVPFDLLSDRVNRGWEWPRSGQPSAVDDLQAALTLQPALRVLIAHGRTDLITPYMASRWVASRLELPDGQADRVAVTVHEGGHMMYTRAPERAKLAADARALIEAALR
- a CDS encoding DUF6352 family protein, whose protein sequence is MSDFWKESGFHLLTRDADGWLAVTPDFLRAYLMRPEMRPPEDACETEHTLFAGLLEDPARPVPPGMVEALADADARENWAVWLGFRDRLLAAGTVEACYLRLFRAGARGVPGLFIDQMAHVILRNLLDGTPSGLRARAGELFFRPQTVSLDDGRVRLADSETVEMLAATGGFGSLGRLVVEAGTAPRSVDLDILDETNHPRYWERDSRHDTVLDVTFAAAGLDALCRVLEGWVTHFLGVAVSIHPVQRISDERWVWHVGLDGEATAILNDLYNGAEVGEERLARILSLFRLEFADPTAMRADIAGRPVYLALAMTADRKLRLKPQNLLVNLPLAQMN